Sequence from the Pontibacter pudoricolor genome:
AAAAAGACCGCTATATATTGGATTGCTAAGGCAATAATTATCTATATTTGATCGAAAGATTTTGTATTTTAACTTTTAGCCAAGGTGCCTACAACTTTTTTAAAACTCTCGTCTGTCAATGTTCACATCGACGGCATCGGGAAAGTCTTGATAGAGCGCAGCGATAAAGCCAAGCGCATTAGTATTAGCGTAAGGCCTCTGAAAGGTATCAGAGTGGCCGTGCCTCCCCATATCAGCTTCGATAAAGCCGAACAGCTTATCTATACCAAAGCCGATTGGATAAAGGAGCACCAGACCCGCATGCAGGAGCAGGAAACAAAGGTCACCACTTACGATCCTGATACAGAGTTTAAAACCAGGTTCCATACGCTCCGGTTACTTACCCACGCCCAGTATAATATGCGCTGCGTGATAGAAGGTGGCTACGTTAATGTATTTTACCCTGCCTTTAAAAATGCCAGCGAGCCTGAGGTACAGAAGTTTATCCGCAAATCGATAGAGGAAACGTATCGCAAAGAAGCGAAAGAGTATCTGCCGCAACGGGTTGCTTTCTTTGCCGAACGTTTTGGATTTGAATACCAGACGGTGTTTATCAAAAATGCGAAAAGCCGCTGGGGAAGCTGCTCACACACCAACAACATTAACCTGAACCTGCACCTGATGCGCCTCCCCGACGCCCTGTGCGACTACGTGATTCTGCATGAACTGGCACACACGGTAGAAAAGAACCACGGCCCCCGCTTCTGGAAACTGCTGGATAAAGTTTGCGGCAACTCCAAAGCCCTCGATAAAAAGCTGAAAGATTACCGTATCTCCATTTTTTAAAGCACTGTTATTGATTATACTGTTACTATAGTAAGCTATTATTCATAAAACTCCCTTGCCTGCCTTGTATTGTATATGGGTAAGCAAGGGCGTTTTTATTTAGGGTTGAGGTATAGTTTTATAGCTCATAACGCTGGCGCAAGTCCCCTGACTCGTGACTTAGGATGGGATTAAGTCTCCTGACTCAACTGGCCTAGCAGGGACAGGCATTGTCTAAACCGGGATTAAGGAAGATTTAAAGGATTTCTGGGATAAAGGGAATTACTATAGTTTAGGTTATAGTTCTATAGTTGGCATTTTACCCCTTCCCAGCCTTCCCCTTTTATCGAGGGCCCTACCCCCAGAACAGGGGAAGGAGTTTTCGAGTTGTCGCTATAGTTTGCTTTATCGTTTTATAGTTGCTGCTGTAACCCACCCCTACCCCTCCTGGGAGGGGAATTTCGGCTATTGTTATAGTTTAGCTATGGTTCTATAGCTTGGGTTTCAACAACCTACTTTACGTTCTCGCGGGACGCAAGCGAGGGCATTAAAGAGGTTGAATTTAATAGAATGAAACGACCCTGCCCCAAGCGGACA
This genomic interval carries:
- a CDS encoding M48 family metallopeptidase encodes the protein MPTTFLKLSSVNVHIDGIGKVLIERSDKAKRISISVRPLKGIRVAVPPHISFDKAEQLIYTKADWIKEHQTRMQEQETKVTTYDPDTEFKTRFHTLRLLTHAQYNMRCVIEGGYVNVFYPAFKNASEPEVQKFIRKSIEETYRKEAKEYLPQRVAFFAERFGFEYQTVFIKNAKSRWGSCSHTNNINLNLHLMRLPDALCDYVILHELAHTVEKNHGPRFWKLLDKVCGNSKALDKKLKDYRISIF